The Oceanispirochaeta sp. M1 DNA window TTATACATCTATGATATAAATATGTGAATATGTACGTCAAGCATATTTTGATCAATTGAATTATCTAATCTACTTTATTTAGCGTTAAAAATGATTTTGACTAAATGAAAATTAGATTTTTATTATATAAATTACAAAACCCTATCTTGGGCAATCATATTTTACTCATATCAATCATTATATGATTGACCAATATTGATTTCAATCATATAATACATGCTTATGAAGAATAACTATAACATTTTATTTTGCGGTGACATCAATGTTGACCTTGTATTTGGAAATCTCAGTCACCCAGTCCAGGATGATAAAGAAGTGTTAGCTGAGACATTCTCTAAAACTGTTGGTAGCTCTGCAGTTATTACTGCAGCAGCCTTTGCATCTTTAGGTGGTAAATGTGTTGTCTCAGGTTTACGTGGAAATGATGAAAATGGCTTATTTATGGATTCCAAAATGAAAGAATTTGGAATTGACACCCGACTAGTCCAAATTAGCGATTCAGTGAAAACTGGAATAACTGTAAACTTAAATTATGGTCGCAGCAGATCTCAGGTCACCTATCCTGGAACTATCTCAGAATACACCGGTCCTGACCTGGGTATCTCATACAGTCAATTTTCACATGTCCATTTCACTGGTATTTATCAGCAAACTTCATTTCTTCCAAATCTTGTAAGAGTTATCAAGCACCTGAAGGAACAGGGTTTGAAA harbors:
- a CDS encoding carbohydrate kinase family protein; its protein translation is MKNNYNILFCGDINVDLVFGNLSHPVQDDKEVLAETFSKTVGSSAVITAAAFASLGGKCVVSGLRGNDENGLFMDSKMKEFGIDTRLVQISDSVKTGITVNLNYGRSRSQVTYPGTISEYTGPDLGISYSQFSHVHFTGIYQQTSFLPNLVRVIKHLKEQGLKISLDTQWDAQEKWEYLEILYPLLDVLFINEDEALSISNSLSIHEATLFFKNRVKMTVLKMGAQGALIITENGEDFIPIYPATVIDTIGAGDTFSAAFIYSHEVLNKSFIKSAHFASAASARSCQFPGGVEAKSSYTDIINILESHNVQF